In Flavivirga abyssicola, the following are encoded in one genomic region:
- a CDS encoding ThuA domain-containing protein, translating to MKKLISILILCIISFEVLACSKITTKSQLNILVFTKTAGFRHTSIPEGIKALRTLSDEQLWNMTATEDASFFNPGYLEKIDVVIFMNTTGDILNEKQEKAFENYIKKGGGFVGIHGATHTELNWNFYYDLVGAQFEKHPKIQEARLIVHQDTKHPAINMLDNEWVTTDEWYYFKEPLKSHCKVLLDIDESTIVGSPNSGSSHPIAWYHEKFNGRVFYTGLGHTNEQYSNPFFIEHLKNGVLWAGKLYDISLSNQWINLLDEDLTAWDKYIGVPHTSVDLPFDFPKSDDVTKGTPLGLNNDVLNVFSVGQNKEKENILNITGEIYGGLTTKHMYQNYHFKCEFKWGEKKWEPRLGSKRDNGILFHATGAHAGFWNVWMRSLECQVQEGDFGDFFPLSGTIAEIPVVNSPKGKGHVYNSKGVEITSSFLGKHTGGRIQRSKNMENPHGEWNTVEIYAFGDRAVFVVNGEVVSTLKNTRYETNGIEIPLKGGRLQIQSEAAECYYKSIQIKGIDAFPEHIKRITGW from the coding sequence ATGAAGAAATTGATATCAATACTAATACTTTGTATTATCTCTTTTGAGGTTCTAGCATGTTCTAAAATCACAACAAAATCACAACTTAACATTTTAGTGTTTACCAAAACAGCTGGTTTTAGGCATACCAGTATTCCTGAAGGTATTAAAGCATTAAGAACTTTGAGTGATGAACAATTGTGGAATATGACAGCTACTGAAGATGCCTCATTTTTTAACCCAGGCTATCTAGAAAAAATAGATGTTGTGATATTTATGAATACCACCGGTGATATTTTAAATGAGAAACAAGAAAAAGCTTTTGAAAATTACATAAAAAAAGGAGGTGGTTTTGTTGGTATTCATGGGGCGACTCACACTGAACTAAACTGGAATTTTTATTATGATTTGGTCGGTGCTCAATTTGAGAAGCATCCTAAAATTCAAGAAGCACGGTTAATAGTACATCAGGATACCAAGCATCCAGCTATAAATATGTTGGATAATGAATGGGTAACTACCGACGAATGGTACTATTTTAAAGAACCTCTTAAGTCCCATTGTAAAGTTTTGTTGGACATTGATGAAAGTACTATAGTAGGTAGTCCTAATTCTGGTAGTTCACATCCTATAGCCTGGTATCATGAAAAATTTAATGGTCGTGTATTTTATACAGGTCTTGGACATACCAATGAACAATACTCAAATCCATTTTTTATAGAACACTTAAAAAACGGTGTTTTATGGGCAGGAAAGTTATACGATATAAGCTTGTCTAACCAATGGATAAATTTATTGGATGAGGATTTAACCGCGTGGGATAAATACATTGGTGTACCACATACCAGTGTTGATTTACCCTTTGATTTTCCTAAAAGTGACGATGTCACCAAAGGCACACCCCTTGGTTTAAATAATGATGTTTTGAATGTGTTTTCAGTAGGCCAAAATAAAGAAAAGGAAAATATTCTAAATATTACAGGAGAGATTTATGGTGGATTAACAACAAAACATATGTACCAAAACTACCATTTTAAATGTGAGTTTAAATGGGGCGAAAAAAAATGGGAACCTCGTTTGGGCTCAAAGCGGGATAATGGCATCTTATTTCATGCTACGGGTGCACATGCTGGTTTTTGGAATGTTTGGATGCGCAGTTTAGAATGTCAAGTGCAAGAAGGCGATTTTGGAGATTTTTTTCCTTTATCTGGTACTATAGCAGAAATTCCCGTTGTAAATTCTCCAAAAGGCAAAGGACATGTATACAATTCAAAAGGTGTTGAAATAACATCTTCATTTTTAGGAAAACATACAGGAGGTAGAATTCAGCGATCTAAAAATATGGAAAACCCTCATGGGGAATGGAATACAGTAGAAATTTATGCTTTTGGGGATAGAGCTGTATTTGTTGTTAATGGAGAAGTGGTTTCAACCTTAAAGAATACACGCTATGAAACTAATGGAATTGAAATACCATTGAAAGGGGGGCGTCTACAAATCCAATCTGAAGCAGCTGAATGTTATTATAAGTCTATACAGATTAAGGGTATTGATGCTTTTCCTGAGCATATTAAAAGAATAACAGGCTGGTAA
- a CDS encoding T9SS type A sorting domain-containing protein: MKKKIFFNLFVILFVTFNSIGQTFNEKTLEERTRPYGDADKPGISWKIRWDRSDLFNNDNFPDSDFKYDTRRWTKTPENVQSWVWRNKQNIEQRDGSLYITARYNESGFPENRVPSACVNGSPSSTLVPVRFSSGMLRSSTPGFVYGYYEAAIKGSAGFPGVSPAFWLYNSIKSNQTVGKVRYSEIDIVELTQEGTSEAKRKVMDHNLHAITSASTRHKFDSSLNRPVGAFVPAVNQNGGLSLGPISSTAGRRWWRPKQNTAAQRNETHEFEPRDINIFGCLVTSQEIVWYVNGKEIGRKPNVLWQKESDLSNPMRITLSLGIRAPYNQFCSNRFVMPNPSVLERAKDFFPQTMQVLYVKVFELTSDSSPIVSVNNVVIEQSEVPLRVGGNTILTPVILPKEASNKNFTFYSVSGMDVARIDSKTGIVTALKKGSATFRVITEDGNFFDDITVTVSENPGQTRNINIPVPPGSAGLVPSGPDNPGNSNCENIPVWKKSDVYVIGDKVKLEGKLYELKSSKGKCRPGVNSQCSINQWKEIGSCELQNKEALQIPDNEIEIGVYPNPTMNMVNIISKKGSIISILSPSGKVVFKEVSKGEISSFDTHGLSRGLYLVTIQNKNEVITKKLIIK; encoded by the coding sequence ATGAAAAAAAAAATATTTTTTAACCTTTTTGTAATTTTGTTTGTCACATTCAATTCCATTGGCCAAACATTTAATGAAAAAACCCTAGAAGAAAGAACTCGTCCTTACGGAGATGCAGATAAACCTGGTATATCCTGGAAAATACGTTGGGACAGATCAGATTTATTTAATAATGATAATTTTCCAGATTCAGACTTTAAATATGACACCAGAAGATGGACAAAAACACCAGAAAATGTTCAAAGTTGGGTTTGGCGTAACAAACAAAATATCGAACAAAGAGATGGGTCTCTGTATATAACAGCTAGATATAATGAGTCTGGTTTTCCAGAAAATAGAGTTCCATCAGCTTGTGTTAATGGAAGTCCATCATCTACTTTGGTACCTGTTAGATTTTCATCTGGTATGTTGAGAAGTTCTACACCTGGTTTTGTCTATGGTTATTATGAAGCTGCTATTAAAGGAAGTGCTGGTTTTCCTGGGGTTTCACCAGCATTTTGGTTATATAACTCAATAAAATCAAACCAGACTGTTGGTAAAGTACGTTATTCTGAGATTGATATTGTAGAACTTACTCAAGAAGGAACAAGTGAGGCTAAAAGAAAAGTAATGGACCATAATTTGCATGCTATTACTTCAGCTTCAACAAGACATAAATTTGATTCTTCGCTTAACCGACCAGTTGGAGCTTTTGTTCCTGCAGTAAATCAAAATGGTGGATTGTCTTTAGGGCCTATTAGTAGTACTGCGGGAAGAAGATGGTGGAGACCAAAACAAAATACTGCCGCACAAAGAAATGAAACCCATGAGTTTGAACCTAGAGATATTAATATTTTTGGTTGCTTGGTTACATCCCAGGAAATAGTTTGGTATGTGAACGGGAAAGAGATTGGAAGAAAGCCAAATGTACTATGGCAAAAGGAATCTGATTTATCAAACCCTATGAGAATTACATTATCTTTAGGAATCAGAGCGCCTTATAACCAATTTTGCAGTAATAGATTTGTGATGCCAAACCCGTCGGTACTTGAAAGAGCTAAGGATTTCTTTCCGCAAACTATGCAGGTTTTATACGTGAAAGTATTTGAGCTAACTAGTGATTCTTCACCGATAGTTTCTGTGAATAATGTTGTTATAGAGCAGTCAGAAGTGCCATTACGAGTTGGCGGAAATACCATACTCACACCAGTAATCCTACCTAAAGAAGCTTCAAACAAAAACTTTACGTTTTATAGTGTTTCTGGTATGGACGTTGCAAGAATAGATTCTAAGACTGGTATTGTAACGGCCTTAAAAAAAGGTTCAGCAACTTTTAGAGTTATAACAGAAGACGGAAATTTCTTTGATGATATTACCGTAACAGTTAGTGAAAACCCAGGGCAAACTAGAAATATAAACATACCTGTGCCTCCTGGGTCAGCTGGATTAGTGCCTTCAGGTCCCGATAACCCAGGCAACTCTAATTGTGAAAATATACCTGTTTGGAAGAAGTCTGATGTTTATGTAATAGGAGATAAGGTTAAGCTTGAAGGAAAGTTATACGAATTAAAATCTAGTAAAGGTAAGTGTAGACCCGGTGTTAACTCTCAATGTTCAATAAATCAATGGAAAGAAATAGGTTCTTGTGAGCTACAAAATAAAGAAGCTTTACAAATACCTGATAATGAAATTGAGATTGGTGTGTACCCTAACCCAACAATGAATATGGTTAATATTATTTCTAAGAAAGGATCAATAATTTCAATCCTTAGCCCTAGCGGAAAAGTAGTATTCAAAGAGGTAAGTAAAGGTGAAATCAGTTCTTTTGACACTCATGGTTTATCTAGAGGCTTGTACCTTGTTACAATCCAAAATAAAAATGAAGTTATAACTAAAAAACTTATTATAAAGTAA
- a CDS encoding S8 family serine peptidase, with translation MKVTVSKYLNVRVGEPRLDAPNYQYLAPGSILEVDGKLYNGQDYEGNSLWYKDLAGNYYWSGGILDPSFKPNIWEQFKIDKFWWFKDYNLDKVWKSSNKGSKIKVAILDTGLSLPHSDLDVNSITLQDVTDSDSTEDWTGHGTHVCGILNAAHNTKGVYGLAPNVDLYFAKVTNDIVGDSLDFLVKGIDWAVANSVDIISISKGFQNDSNLLKAAISRAAKSNILIVCAAGNKLHNTHVDIDFPARYSETISVGGILRNKKVLGDTINTNQTDIFAPGFEVLSTFKKNSYKKLSGSSQAAPFVAGLAALLLSKIRKNNPKFKAIDLKDHLLSTSDNQSFGKVVNPLNAINNTP, from the coding sequence ATGAAAGTAACCGTTTCTAAATATCTTAATGTAAGGGTAGGTGAGCCTCGATTAGATGCACCTAACTATCAGTATTTGGCTCCTGGAAGTATTCTTGAAGTGGATGGTAAACTGTATAATGGTCAGGATTATGAAGGTAATTCCTTGTGGTATAAAGACCTTGCAGGAAATTATTATTGGAGTGGAGGAATCTTAGATCCAAGTTTTAAACCAAATATTTGGGAGCAATTTAAAATAGACAAATTTTGGTGGTTTAAAGATTATAACCTTGATAAAGTTTGGAAGAGCAGTAATAAAGGATCAAAAATCAAAGTGGCTATACTTGATACTGGTTTATCGCTTCCTCATTCCGATTTAGATGTCAACTCAATTACGCTTCAAGATGTTACTGATAGTGATTCGACAGAGGACTGGACAGGCCATGGCACACATGTTTGTGGTATTTTAAATGCTGCGCATAATACTAAAGGTGTTTATGGATTAGCACCAAATGTAGACCTTTATTTTGCAAAAGTTACCAACGATATCGTAGGAGATTCTCTAGATTTTTTGGTTAAAGGAATTGATTGGGCTGTTGCAAATAGCGTTGATATTATCTCGATAAGTAAAGGTTTTCAAAACGATTCAAATTTATTAAAAGCAGCTATTTCGAGAGCGGCTAAAAGTAATATACTTATTGTGTGTGCAGCAGGTAATAAATTGCACAACACACATGTAGATATTGATTTTCCCGCCAGATATTCAGAAACAATTTCAGTAGGAGGAATTTTAAGGAACAAGAAGGTGTTGGGGGATACAATTAACACTAATCAAACAGATATATTTGCGCCTGGATTTGAGGTCTTATCAACATTTAAAAAAAATTCATATAAAAAACTGTCTGGGTCAAGTCAGGCAGCACCTTTTGTTGCAGGTCTAGCTGCTTTACTCTTGTCTAAAATTAGAAAGAACAATCCAAAATTTAAGGCAATTGACCTTAAAGATCATTTGCTTTCAACCAGTGATAACCAATCATTTGGTAAAGTTGTAAATCCACTTAACGCTATAAATAACACACCATGA